The Ornithodoros turicata isolate Travis chromosome 7, ASM3712646v1, whole genome shotgun sequence genome includes a region encoding these proteins:
- the LOC135400363 gene encoding uncharacterized protein LOC135400363 — translation MRTLRSVIRIAFVGITVYSVLSSVLIYVFLQWWSIGVLKSGSEKGTSNNTSSCKQGRRPLNVLSRDFTPKDEIALHGWWQDQATVKSDVQCFNEPWALCSTAFSITCKPTTVRAVYQHVSFRRNLLLRSFRLSVRASAEQLESQAADSFLGALVLVKLSDGSEEFHSVSFSPSTSTLTQRDGLYTVSKPSCTIFTATVMLSCYGYAGTIHFTDVVLTPITEQDNYCGHENFVVECPDVMKDTRLKPKIRHELVLGKAKPSARKRHLTKDVALVTQLSMDRLPVLQHTLQHWEGPVSLVVHVPIKPGQPDDDWQKLYIQKKLQILKLHPDSHVTLAYESAAYGDYPINALRNLAIRQTNCEFLLLADADFQPSPDFHKHFLLATRSLSGADKTAFVVPAFEYIDTPQKSDGVPQSKDELMQLLHRQDPFVQPFRQDVTPDSHRMTDYWKWYRTDRPYQVSSFSDKYEPYVVLKNTVQLPMFDERFSGYGMNKITHVTELFAAGYTFYVLPDVWLIHVPHKPSAYFVDHVQNPQHRLRNRVQRFEFLVEVLRRYGLGSCGTRTLVSH, via the coding sequence ATGAGAACGTTACGTTCCGTGATACGGATAGCTTTCGTTGGGATTACCGTGTATTCCGTGCTGTCATCAGTGCTAATTTACGTTTTCCTTCAATGGTGGTCAATTGGCGTATTGAAATCCGGCTCTGAAAAAGGTACCAGCAACAACACAAGTTCCTGCAAGCAAGGACGTCGCCCACTCAACGTACTTTCTCGCGACTTCACACCAAAGGATGAAATTGCGTTGCATGGCTGGTGGCAGGACCAGGCTACGGTCAAGAGTGACGTGCAGTGCTTTAACGAGCCGTGGGCCTTATGTTCGACTGCATTTTCCATAACCTGCAAGCCCACCACAGTGCGAGCTGTCTACCAACATGTATCATTCAGACGGAATCTCCTGCTACGCAGCTTTCGTCTCAGCGTTCGCGCTTCCGCGGAACAGCTCGAGTCACAGGCAGCTGACTCGTTCCTTGGGGCCTTGGTCCTCGTTAAGCTGAGTGACGGCTCCGAGGAATTCCACAGTGTGAGCTTCTCTCCGAGCACCAGTACACTGACGCAAAGAGATGGCCTCTACACCGTGTCGAAGCCGAGCTGCACAATTTTCACAGCCACAGTCATGCTCAGCTGCTACGGCTATGCTGGCACAATTCACTTCACAGATGTTGTCTTGACACCCATCACAGAGCAGGACAATTATTGTGGACACGAAAATTTTGTTGTAGAGTGTCCCGACGTCATGAAAGACACGCGTTTAAAGCCGAAGATACGCCACGAACTCGTACTCGGCAAGGCAAAGCCGTCTGCGCGTAAGCGGCACCTCACGAAGGACGTTGCTCTTGTGACGCAGCTTTCCATGGACAGGCTTCCAGTTTTGCAGCATACCTTACAGCATTGGGAAGGACCAGTGTCTCTAGTGGTGCACGTACCCATCAAACCTGGTCAGCCAGACGACGACTGGCAGAAACTGTACATACAGAAGAAGCTTCAAATTCTCAAGCTACACCCCGACAGCCACGTTACGTTGGCGTACGAGTCGGCCGCCTACGGAGATTACCCCATAAACGCTCTTCGGAACCTCGCCATTCGCCAAACCAATTGCGAGTTCCTCCTCCTGGCTGACGCAGACTTCCAGCCCTCTCCAGACTTCCACAAGCACTTTCTTCTTGCCACGCGTTCCCTCTCCGGTGCAGACAAGACGGCCTTTGTTGTGCCAGCGTTCGAGTACATTGACACGCCGCAAAAATCCGACGGCGTTCCGCAGAGCAAGGACGAGCTCATGCAGCTGCTGCACCGCCAGGATCCCTTTGTTCAGCCGTTCCGCCAGGACGTAACCCCCGACTCTCATCGCATGACCGACTACTGGAAGTGGTACCGCACGGATCGACCGTACCAGGTTTCGTCGTTCAGCGACAAGTACGAGCCGTACGTCGTGCTGAAGAACACTGTTCAGCTGCCCATGTTTGACGAGCGGTTTTCAGGGTACGGCATGAACAAGATCACGCACGTGACGGAACTCTTTGCAGCGGGCTACACGTTTTACGTCCTTCCGGATGTCTGGCTCATTCACGTTCCGCACAAGCCGTCTGCTTACTTTGTCGACCACGTCCAGAATCCCCAGCATCGGTTGAGAAACCGAGTGCAACGGTTCGAATTTTTAGTCGAGGTTCTTCGGAGGTACGGTCTCGGAAGTTGCGGCACCAGGACACTTGTGTCGCATTGA